One window of Saccharopolyspora phatthalungensis genomic DNA carries:
- a CDS encoding TetR/AcrR family transcriptional regulator, producing METAPRSPRERFREQTRNEAKRVALEQLAESGPAGISVNAIAKRMGVTGPALYRYFENRDALLTDLVVDAYRDLGDALEDALRTHRRKAPATRFRELAARFRGWALQQPHRYLLLFGTPVPGFRAPELTFDLADRAFRPILEVFVDLAPEGLPAERSVLDRQLVAWREVRGGLMAPPAVLQRGLLAWSRLHGLVSLEVEGQFVDMGVDPELLFRAEVESLLAQSWK from the coding sequence ATGGAAACAGCGCCGCGTAGCCCCCGCGAGCGGTTCCGTGAGCAGACCCGGAACGAGGCCAAGCGGGTCGCGCTGGAACAACTCGCCGAATCGGGGCCTGCGGGGATCTCGGTGAACGCGATCGCCAAGCGGATGGGCGTCACCGGGCCCGCGTTGTACCGGTACTTCGAGAATCGGGACGCGCTGCTGACCGACCTGGTCGTGGACGCCTACCGCGACCTCGGCGACGCGCTGGAAGACGCGCTGCGCACCCACCGACGCAAGGCGCCCGCGACCAGGTTCCGCGAGCTGGCAGCGCGGTTCAGGGGGTGGGCGTTGCAGCAGCCGCATCGGTATCTGCTGCTGTTCGGCACTCCGGTGCCGGGGTTCCGGGCCCCGGAGCTCACTTTCGACCTGGCCGACCGGGCATTCCGGCCGATTCTCGAAGTGTTCGTCGATCTCGCGCCCGAAGGGCTGCCCGCGGAGCGCTCGGTGCTGGACCGGCAGCTAGTCGCCTGGCGCGAAGTGCGCGGCGGCCTGATGGCGCCACCTGCGGTGCTGCAGCGGGGGCTACTAGCGTGGTCGCGACTGCATGGGCTAGTCAGCCTTGAGGTCGAAGGGCAGTTCGTCGACATGGGTGTCGACCCGGAGTTGCTTTTCCGCGCCGAGGTGGAGTCGTTACTCGCCCAATCCTGGAAATGA
- a CDS encoding DUF1918 domain-containing protein, giving the protein MKAAVGDQLHVHSKHIDEADQIAVILEVRGENGAPPYKVRFKDGHESLVFPGGDCEIEAPPPRQGD; this is encoded by the coding sequence ATGAAGGCAGCTGTGGGTGATCAATTGCATGTGCACAGCAAGCACATCGACGAGGCCGACCAGATCGCCGTGATCCTGGAGGTTCGCGGCGAGAACGGCGCCCCGCCGTACAAGGTCCGGTTCAAGGACGGCCACGAGAGCCTGGTGTTCCCGGGCGGCGACTGCGAGATCGAGGCGCCCCCTCCCCGCCAGGGGGACTGA
- a CDS encoding metal-dependent hydrolase — MSTGPTHAMSGVAAWAAVTALTDTHAIGQLSLKTWVVGATLSAGAALLPDIDHPKSTVASTFGAISRGASAGISGFSGFLYRLTRTKRDTDREGTHRGFTHTVVFAVLAGLITTAIVQTGAGIALAVLMFFFAGLAVRGLMHTWSSSKDALLISVASLLLTVACWAWAGDQPTDAAAFGVAVMIGCVAHFLGDAITELGCPMLWPVPLGGKTWYPVAPPKPLRMRTGGKVELLVVGPGLTIAAVVLSSVVLYRIGAAPWLGQLDLPPEVMAWIAHS; from the coding sequence GTGTCGACCGGACCGACGCATGCGATGAGCGGGGTGGCCGCTTGGGCGGCCGTGACCGCCTTGACCGACACGCACGCTATAGGGCAATTATCCCTGAAGACCTGGGTGGTCGGGGCGACGCTGTCCGCTGGGGCCGCGCTCCTGCCCGACATCGACCACCCCAAGTCGACGGTGGCCAGCACATTCGGCGCCATATCGCGCGGTGCGTCGGCCGGGATCAGCGGCTTCAGCGGCTTTCTGTACCGGCTGACCCGTACCAAGCGGGACACCGACCGGGAGGGCACACACCGCGGCTTCACCCATACCGTCGTGTTCGCGGTGCTAGCCGGCCTGATCACCACGGCCATCGTGCAGACCGGCGCGGGCATCGCGCTCGCCGTGCTGATGTTCTTCTTCGCGGGGCTCGCGGTCCGCGGGCTCATGCACACCTGGTCCTCCAGCAAGGACGCGCTGTTGATCAGCGTGGCCTCGCTGCTGCTCACGGTCGCCTGCTGGGCGTGGGCCGGGGATCAGCCCACCGACGCGGCGGCGTTCGGGGTGGCGGTGATGATCGGCTGCGTCGCGCACTTTCTCGGCGACGCGATCACCGAACTGGGCTGCCCCATGCTGTGGCCGGTACCACTCGGCGGCAAGACCTGGTACCCGGTGGCCCCGCCGAAGCCGCTGCGGATGCGGACCGGCGGCAAGGTGGAGCTCCTGGTGGTCGGCCCCGGCCTGACTATCGCCGCCGTGGTGCTGAGTTCGGTCGTCCTCTACCGGATCGGTGCCGCCCCCTGGCTCGGGCAGCTAGACCTGCCACCCGAGGTCATGGCCTGGATCGCGCACTCGTGA
- a CDS encoding NADP-dependent isocitrate dehydrogenase, which translates to MSKIKVQGTVAELDGDEMTRIIWSFIKDKLIHPYLDINLDYYDLGIEHRDATDDQVTVDAANAIAKHGVGVKCATITPDEARVEEFGLKKMWRSPNGTIRNILGGVIFREPIVISNIPRYVPTWTKPIVIGRHAHGDQYKATDFKVPGPGTVTVTYTPDDGGEPIEFEVAKFSADGGVAMAMYNYRRSIEEFARASFRYGLERGYPVYMSTKNTILKAYDGMFKDVFQEIFDSEYKAEFDAKGITYEHRLIDDMVASALKWEGGYVWACKNYDGDVQSDTVAQGFGSLGLMTSVLMTADGKVEAEAAHGTVTRHYRQHQQGKPTSTNPIASIFAWTRGLQHRGKLDSTPEVVGFADTLEKVVIETVESGRMTKDLALLVGGDQSYQTTEAFLATLDENLQKKMADR; encoded by the coding sequence ATGAGCAAGATCAAGGTCCAGGGCACCGTAGCCGAGCTCGACGGCGATGAGATGACCCGGATCATCTGGTCCTTTATCAAGGACAAGCTGATCCACCCGTATCTGGACATCAACCTCGACTACTACGACCTCGGCATCGAGCACCGAGACGCCACCGACGACCAGGTCACGGTCGACGCGGCCAACGCCATCGCCAAGCACGGCGTCGGTGTGAAATGCGCCACTATTACCCCGGACGAAGCCCGCGTGGAGGAGTTCGGCCTCAAGAAGATGTGGCGGAGCCCGAACGGGACGATCCGCAACATCCTCGGTGGCGTCATCTTCCGCGAACCGATCGTTATCTCCAACATCCCGCGCTACGTGCCGACCTGGACGAAGCCGATCGTCATCGGCCGTCACGCGCACGGCGACCAGTACAAGGCCACCGACTTCAAGGTCCCCGGCCCCGGCACCGTCACCGTCACCTACACCCCGGACGACGGCGGCGAGCCGATCGAGTTCGAGGTCGCGAAGTTCAGTGCGGACGGCGGCGTCGCGATGGCGATGTACAACTACCGCCGCTCCATCGAGGAGTTCGCGCGCGCGTCCTTCCGCTATGGCCTGGAGCGCGGCTACCCGGTCTACATGTCGACCAAGAACACGATCCTCAAGGCCTACGACGGCATGTTCAAGGACGTGTTCCAGGAGATCTTCGACAGCGAGTACAAGGCCGAGTTCGATGCCAAGGGCATCACCTACGAGCACCGGCTGATCGACGACATGGTCGCCAGCGCCCTGAAGTGGGAGGGCGGCTACGTCTGGGCCTGCAAGAACTACGACGGTGACGTGCAGTCCGACACCGTGGCGCAGGGCTTCGGTTCGCTGGGCCTGATGACCTCGGTGCTGATGACCGCCGACGGCAAGGTGGAGGCCGAGGCCGCGCACGGCACGGTCACCCGGCACTACCGCCAGCACCAGCAGGGCAAGCCCACCTCGACCAACCCGATCGCGTCTATCTTCGCCTGGACCCGTGGCCTGCAGCACCGCGGCAAGCTGGACTCGACCCCGGAGGTCGTCGGCTTCGCCGACACGCTGGAGAAGGTCGTCATCGAGACCGTCGAGAGCGGCAGGATGACCAAGGACCTGGCGCTGCTCGTCGGCGGTGACCAGAGCTACCAGACCACCGAGGCGTTCCTCGCGACGCTGGACGAGAACCTGCAGAAGAAGATGGCCGACCGCTGA
- a CDS encoding VOC family protein codes for MAARFKDLALDVLDHQAQADWWCRALGYVRRDSLTGTTDRPADWPVPIVDPAGVGPLIWLNPVPEPKNGKNRMHLDVIGDRNELLGLGATLIRARDAEIDWDVLADPEGNEFCVFAR; via the coding sequence ATGGCCGCACGATTCAAAGACCTCGCGCTGGACGTGCTCGACCACCAAGCGCAGGCGGACTGGTGGTGCCGGGCGCTCGGCTACGTCCGCCGGGACAGCCTCACCGGCACCACCGACCGCCCGGCCGACTGGCCGGTGCCGATCGTCGACCCGGCCGGCGTCGGGCCACTGATCTGGCTCAATCCGGTGCCGGAGCCGAAGAACGGCAAGAACCGGATGCACCTGGACGTCATCGGCGACCGGAACGAACTGCTCGGCCTGGGCGCCACCCTGATCCGCGCTCGCGACGCCGAAATCGACTGGGACGTCCTCGCCGACCCCGAAGGCAACGAATTTTGCGTCTTCGCGCGCTGA
- a CDS encoding SH3 domain-containing protein, which produces MFPLPRPLLLLGAGAIGAIYLIGAGQPGSSPGETKPCIFRVTADILNVRSGPSFGAGRVDSLDHGAQVIGTPYVVGGFRDLGNARWAAAEFLAPAPGSICDP; this is translated from the coding sequence ATGTTCCCGCTGCCCCGTCCGTTGTTGCTCCTCGGCGCCGGTGCCATCGGCGCGATCTACCTGATCGGGGCCGGCCAGCCAGGGAGTAGTCCCGGCGAGACCAAGCCGTGCATCTTCCGGGTCACGGCCGACATCCTCAACGTCCGCTCCGGCCCCAGTTTCGGGGCGGGCCGGGTGGACTCGCTCGACCACGGTGCGCAGGTGATCGGCACGCCCTACGTGGTCGGTGGCTTCCGCGATCTCGGCAACGCCCGTTGGGCGGCCGCCGAATTCCTTGCCCCGGCGCCGGGCAGCATTTGTGATCCCTGA
- a CDS encoding DUF4177 domain-containing protein produces the protein MPYRYKVVELREKWLGGKMSGDSLERVLNDHAAQGWQLKAITGADVKGRLGPGAVEGLLVTFERQV, from the coding sequence ATGCCGTATCGGTACAAGGTCGTGGAGCTCCGGGAGAAGTGGCTCGGCGGCAAAATGTCCGGAGACAGTCTGGAACGGGTTCTCAATGATCACGCCGCCCAGGGCTGGCAGCTGAAGGCGATCACCGGGGCCGACGTCAAGGGCCGGCTCGGGCCGGGTGCTGTCGAAGGGCTCCTGGTCACCTTCGAGCGCCAGGTGTGA